Proteins encoded together in one Cryptococcus deuterogattii R265 chromosome 13, complete sequence window:
- a CDS encoding replication factor C subunit 3/5, with amino-acid sequence MAESMDIDTPIPSPASAAQPRNAMAALMANAKGKGKEIASTAADQKAVDDKEGLPWVEKYRPVLLDDVVSHKDITGTIEKFIEAGRLPHLLFYGPPGTGKTSTVLALARRLYGSAYKKHILELNASDDRGIDVVREQIKNFAMTKVLFSKGFKLVILDEADMMTQAAQSALRRVIEQHTKNVRFCILCNYVNKITPAIQSRCTRFRFSPLPEKEIQIKVDEVVQKEGVNLTDDGRDALLKLSRGDMRRALNVLQACHAAYDIVDETAVYNCTGNPHPRDIERVVQSMMADEFGTAYSRIDCR; translated from the exons ATGGCAGAATCAATGGACATAGACACACCCATTCCCAGTCCAGCGTCCGCCGCCCAACCTCGAAACGCGATGGCAGCGCTCATGGCGAACgcaaaaggaaaaggaaaggagattGCTTCCACAGCTGCGGATCAAAAGGCGGTGGATGACAAAGAGGGTCTTCCTTG GGTGGAGAAGTACAGGCCTGTTTTGCTTGACGACGTTGTCTCGCACAAGGATATTACCGGTACCA TCGAAAAGTTTATCGAAGCCGGACGATTACCTCATCTCTTGTTCTACGGACCACCAG GTACCGGTAAAACATCCACCGTCCTTGCACTTGCCCGCCGGCTATATGGATCTGCATATAAGAAACATATTCTTGAGCTGAACGCTTCAGATGATCGAGGGATTGATGTAGTGCGAGAGCAGATTAAGAATTTTGCAATGACAAAGGTGCTATTCTC AAAAGGTTTCAAGTTGGTCATTTTAGATGAAGCGGATATGATGACCCAAGCAGCTCAATCTGCACTTCGCCGAG TAATCGAACAACACACTAAAAACGTCCGATTCTGTATCCTCTGCAACTATGTCAACAAGATCACCCCTGCTATCCAATCTCGATGTACCAGGTTTAGGTTCTCACCTCTGCCTGAAAAGGAAATACAAATCAAGGTGGATGAAGTTGtgcaaaaagaagg AGTGAACCTTACAGATGATGGTCGGGATGCGCTTCTCAAATTATCTCGAGGCGATATGCGACGAGCCCTCAACGTCCTCCAG GCATGTCACGCAGCGTACGATATAGTCGATGAAACAGCCGTGTACAACTGTACAGGGAACCCCCACCCGAGGGATATTGAGCGTGTGGTGCAGAGTATGATGGCTGATGAGTTTGGGACTGCTTACTCCC GCATCGACTGTCGTTAG
- a CDS encoding uncharacterized protein (genome sequence mistake) yields the protein MAVPPPCVSSPAPDLPRDWPVPSPTPSPSPARTPASHSPPHDGRRSWKPHAGDARAAAAGKDKAGWGDLPVEILHRILSYAQDTVPLDFTLQTYYGHNQRTREIALALVRRIWFCRMRMVCTGWRNAVDSHPFWPEFTLLLDPSRHLSSAISGIHSARLAPSTPSFPTLFHRARSSTLSSCLACRLNRPSRLGYYPAVGKRLTFTSKFALAPTCEKHANNFCSGCMRESEPQAGRAPSPGLHHLTGIEALAESGETRSPSEPADPPLMLSQCNHGDVDENGVERFPRSLVCPDCRKAAIWNEIRLILHECARGGRMRGERSLWLYNEKVKDYINFNVGTAFEMGYAAVEEQWLIDHTRWVELSETALQLQNHEKALKLQFLRTAAEETAAQKRMRLAREAELRGEDQVSRETEEEAMEMESLYRSWWKELEDDDLTSDDEEEDELLNDKFRGKLKAGCINDFISDRIRYAFWVSPLTKFPKSSQTIVIAVPTDQASSIPCSPISR from the exons ATGGCAGTCCCCCCGCCCTGCGTGTCCAGCCCTGCGCCGGATCTCCCCCGCGACTGGCCAGTGCCTAGCCCaactccctctccttcccccgCACGCACACCCGCATCCCACTCCCCCCCGCACGACGGCCGCCGCAGCTGGAAACCACACGCTGGAGACGCCAgggccgccgccgccggAAAGGACAAGGCAGGCTGGGGCGACCTCCCCGTGGAAATCCTCCA CCGCATACTGTCTTACGCCCAGGACACAGTGCCGCTCGACTTTACTCTCCAGACGTACTATGGACACAACCAGCGCACGAGGGAGATTGCACTTGCCCTCGTCCGGAGAATATGGTTCTGCCGCATGAGGATGGTCTGCACTGGATGGCGTAACGCGG TCGACTCGCATCCCTTTTGGCCAGAATTCACGCTTCTATTAGATCCCTCCAGACATCTTTCGTCTGCCATATCCGGCATACATTCCGCTCGTCTCGCACCGTCCACCCCGTCATTCCccactctcttccatcGCGCAAGGTCCAGCACTCTCTCATCCTGTCTCGCATGCCGCCTCAATCGCCCTTCACGGCTGGGGTACTACCCTGCTGTCGGAAAACGTCTGACGTTCACATCGAAATTCGCACTAGCGCCCACATGCGAGAAGCACGCCAACAATTTCTGCTCAGGCTGTATGAGAGAGAGTGAACCGCAAGCCGGTCGGGCCCCGTCGCCCGGTCTGCATCATCTCACAGGTATCGAGGCCCTCGCAGAGAGCGGCGAAACACGATCACCAAGCGAACCCGCTGACCCGCCGCTTATGCTATCACAATGCAACCACGGGGATGTGGACGAGAACGGCGTGGAGCGTTTCCCTCGATCACTCGTCTGCCCCGACTGCCGCAAAGCGGCGATATGGAATGAAATCCGACTCATACTCCATGAATGTGCTCGGGGAGGTCGGATGAGGGGAGAGCGGAGTCTATGGCTGTACAAtgaaaaggtcaaggatTATATCAATTTCAACGTCGGCACGGCGTTCGAGATGGGGTACGCGGCGGTGGAAGAGCAGTGGTTGATTGATCATACGCGTTGGGTAGAGTTGTCTGAGACGGCTTTGCAATTACAAAACCATGAAAAAGCACTCAAGCTTCAGTTTTTGAGGACAGCAGCGGAAGAAACGGCAGCACAAAAGCGAATGAGGTTAGCTAGGGAAGCAGAgttgagaggagaagatcaagtGAGTAGAGAgacggaggaagaagcgatggagatggaatcGCTATATAGGAGCTGGTGgaaagagctggaggatgatgatttgactagtgacgatgaggaagaagacgaattACTAAACGATAAA TTTCGAGGAAAACTAAAAGCAGGATGTATCAACGATTTCATCAGCGATCGTATCCGTTACGCCTTTTGGGTATCCCCTCTGACGAAGTTTCCAAAATCGTCACAGACGATCGTGATCGCCGTACCGACCGATCAAGCATCATCCATACCATGTTCCCCGATATCGCGATGA